ATCCGGGTCTCGGCCTCGGGGTTGGTGGCGAAGTCCTCGATCTTGAGGGCCTTCTTCTTGTCGTCCTTGCACTTGGTCGCCTGCTCCTTGGCGAGGTCGTGCGAGAACGTGTTGCGCTGCACCGCGATCGTCTTGCCGCAGAGGTCGTCCCAGGTCTTGATGCCCTGGTCGTCGCCCTTGTTGGTGTACAGCGAGACACCCGCGGTGAAGTAGTCGACGAAGTCGACGCCGGCGCCGACCTTCTTGCCGGTGTCGGCGTCGATGCCCTCCTGGCGGTCCTTGGTGTCGGTCATGGCCGACATCGCGATGTCGTACCGCTTGGCCGCGAGGCCACCGATGAGGGTGTCGAAGGTGGCGTTCTGGAACTTGAAGTCCACGCCGAGCTGCTTGCCCATGGCGTTGGCGATGTCGATGTCGATGCCGACGACCTTGCCGGAGGAGTCCTTGTACTCCACGGGGGCGTACGCGATGTCCGAGCCGACGTTGAGCACGCCCTTGTCCCGGACGGCCGCGGGCAGCTTGTCGGCCAGCGGGGCCGCGCTGGTGGAGGCCTCGTCGGAACCGTTGTCCTTGCTCTTGGTCTGGTCACCGCAGCCGGTGAGCAGCAGGGCGCCCGCGACCGCGATCGCTCCGACCGCGGCTGTACGGGAACGCAGGCCGGTCGTACGACGGGTGGTGCTTGCGGTCATGGTGGGTTCCTCCGGCGGGGGTGGTGTGGAGTTGCCGACAGGTCGACGATTAACACGCGTCTTCGAGTGTGGCGACCTCGTGTGATTACGGCATCTTGCCATTCGGGCATGTGCAATCAGATGACCAGCCATGTCAAAATCGGATAACGGGTCACCCCCCGAATGACTCATGAACCGCCGTGGACCAGGTGATCACGCCGGATGCTGTGCGGGAATCCCGCCTTCCGGCCGGAAGATCTTCGGCGCATCTCAGGATGCGGTCGGCCGCGAACTCCGCGCACGTGGCCGTACGGGACTTGTCGCCCCATACCCCGACTTGTCCGGCCATCCGTCGAAGAGTCGAACCATCCATGATCGTCTTCAAATGACCTTCGAGTTGTGACCTTCGAGGTATGAAGACGTATGGACTCGTCCTCGGCGCCGTCCGTCCGGTAAGAAGGTTCCTTACACCCCTCATCCGGGGCCCAGGGCGCGTGTGCGGCGCGCCCGTCGCGTCTGAGCCCTCAGGCGTCGCCGTACGTATCGGTTGACCTGGGCCTTACGCGGTGCCCGCCCGCTCCCGAACCGGAAGCGGTCACCCTCAAACCATGAAGACCTAAGGGGTACACAAAGTGGCAGCGGAGATTGTCAATCCTCGCACCGACAGCGGCGACGGCAGTACGGGTCAGGAAGGCGGCGGGGAGCCCCTCAATTCCCTGGACTCCTTCGACCCCGCCTTCGCCCTGCACCGCGGCGGCAAGATGGCCGTGCAGGCCACCGTGCCGATCCGGGACAAGGACGACCTGTCCCTCGCCTACACGCCCGGCGTCGCGCGGGTGTGCACCGCGATCGCCGAGCAGCCCGACCTGGTCAACGACTACACGTGGAAGTCGTCGGTCGTCGCCGTCGTGACGGACGGTACGGCGGTCCTGGGGCTCGGTGACATCGGCCCCGAGGCCTCGCTCCCCGTCATGGAGGGCAAGGCGATCCTCTTCAAGCAGTTCGGCGGCGTCGACGCGGTGCCGATCGCGCTCGCCTGCACGGACGTCGACGAGATCATCGAGACCGTGGTCCGCCTCGCGCCCTCCTTCGGCGGCGTGAACCTGGAGGACATCTCCGCGCCCCGCTGCTTCGAGATCGAGAAGCGGCTGCAGGACGCGCTCGACATCCCGGTCTTCCACGACGACCAGCACGGTACGGCGGTCGTGACGCTGGCGGCGCTGCGGAACGCCGCGCGGCTGACCGGGCGGGGGCTGGGCGATCTGCGCGCGGTGATCTCCGGTGCCGGTGCGGCGGGTGTCGCCATCGCCAAGATGCTGCTGGAGGCCGGGCTCGGCGATGTCGCCGTCGCCGACCGCAAGGGCATCGTCTCGGTGGACCGTGAGGACCTCACGCCGGTCAAGCGGGAGCTGGCCGAGCTGACCAACCGGGCCGGGCTGACGGGGTCCCTGGAGGACGCGCTCGTGGGCGCGGACGTCTTCATCGGTGTCTCCGGCGGTACGGTGCCGGAGGAGGCGGTGGCCTCCATGGCCGAGAACGCGTTCGTGTTCGCCATGGCCAACCCGAACCCCGAGGTGCACCCGGATGTCGCCCACAAGTACGCGGCGGTCGTCGCGACCGGGCGGTCGGACTACCCGAACCAGATCAACAACGTGCTGGCGTTCCCCGGGATCTTCGCGGGGGCGCTTCAGGTGCGGGCCTCTCGGATCACCGAGGGGATGAAGATCGCGGCGGCGGAGGCGCTGGCGGCGGTCGTCGGGGACGATCTGGCTGCGGACTATGTCATTCCGTCGCCGTTCGACGAGCGGGTCGCTCCGGCTGTGACCGCGGCGGTGGCTGCGGCGGCTCGGGCGGAGGGTGTGGCCCGGCGTTGAGTGCGGGGGGTGGTGCGGGGTGGGTTTTTCGCCCCCGCCGCCCCTACCCGTCCCATCCCTTCAAGGGGCTGCGCCCCTTTGACCCCCAGGCGTCCGTCCGGTGGGGGTTCTCGCGCAGTTCCCCGCGCCCCTGAAAGGGGCCTGCGGCCCTTTCGGGGCGAAGAGCATGGGGCGCGGGGAACTGCGCGAGCGCCCACGACGTACCCGCACCCGCCCGCGAACCCCGCACCCCCGAGCTGTTGGGCGGGACGGGACGCGTGTCACAGCGGTGGTCGGTTCCATCGGTCCCGGCGTCCCCCTATGGTCAGGCGCATGTTCGCTGCCTATGCCGCCCGCATCGACCGTGACCGACCGCTCGACGGACTGGAGTTGGGCGACCGCCCGGCCCCGGAGCCGAGGCCCGGGTGGACCACCGTCAAGGTGAGGGCCGCCTCGCTGAACCACCACGACCTCTGGTCCCTGCGCGGCGTCGGCCTCGCGGAGGACAAGCTGCCGATGATCCTCGGCTGTGACGCCGCCGGCGTCGACGAGGACGGCAACGAGGTCGTCCTGCACTCGGTGATCGGCCAGACCGGCCACGGCGTCGGTCCGAAAGAGCCCCGCTCGATCCTCACCGAGCGCTACCAGGGCACCTTCGCCGAACTCGTCTCCGTCCCCACCTGGAACGTCCTCCCCAAGCCCGCGGAACTCTCCTTCGCGG
The sequence above is drawn from the Streptomyces griseiscabiei genome and encodes:
- a CDS encoding ABC transporter substrate-binding protein — translated: MTASTTRRTTGLRSRTAAVGAIAVAGALLLTGCGDQTKSKDNGSDEASTSAAPLADKLPAAVRDKGVLNVGSDIAYAPVEYKDSSGKVVGIDIDIANAMGKQLGVDFKFQNATFDTLIGGLAAKRYDIAMSAMTDTKDRQEGIDADTGKKVGAGVDFVDYFTAGVSLYTNKGDDQGIKTWDDLCGKTIAVQRNTFSHDLAKEQATKCKDDKKKALKIEDFATNPEAETRMRSKGADVVSADYPVAAYSVKTSGGGDYFEIVGDQVEAGPYGIAVAKDNTELRDALQAAVQAIIDNGEYEKIIKKWGVEDGAITEAKINGGT
- a CDS encoding NAD(P)-dependent malic enzyme, with the translated sequence MAAEIVNPRTDSGDGSTGQEGGGEPLNSLDSFDPAFALHRGGKMAVQATVPIRDKDDLSLAYTPGVARVCTAIAEQPDLVNDYTWKSSVVAVVTDGTAVLGLGDIGPEASLPVMEGKAILFKQFGGVDAVPIALACTDVDEIIETVVRLAPSFGGVNLEDISAPRCFEIEKRLQDALDIPVFHDDQHGTAVVTLAALRNAARLTGRGLGDLRAVISGAGAAGVAIAKMLLEAGLGDVAVADRKGIVSVDREDLTPVKRELAELTNRAGLTGSLEDALVGADVFIGVSGGTVPEEAVASMAENAFVFAMANPNPEVHPDVAHKYAAVVATGRSDYPNQINNVLAFPGIFAGALQVRASRITEGMKIAAAEALAAVVGDDLAADYVIPSPFDERVAPAVTAAVAAAARAEGVARR